The nucleotide sequence TGGATCGTAGGTCCAACAGATGCGCTCGCCCCCCTGATTACGCACAAATTGCCATTGAGCGCGTTTGAGAGCAAACCCCAAACCGTGATCACGGTATTCGGGGTGGATGCCGGCCATGTGCGAAACGTGCATCAGCCGCGGACCCGAAGATGTTTCGTCGATGCCGGGGAAACCAAAGACAAACCCGATGAGCAGATCGCCTTCATAGGCGCCGATCACCACGCCCCAATGATCGACCGCCGCGCGCAGCATATGCACCGGCACAACGGTGGTTTCGCTCCCCGGCCACACCAGGCGCTGTAAATCTTCCACCTGATATAAAGTTTCGGTTGATTCGAGCATACGTAAATCGGGCATATTATCGTTTCCGGCGAAATGCAGAGCGGAATAATTCGCGCCGCCAGTTACGCTCGTTAAGATAACCCAATTGATGCGACATCCGCGAAGGCATCAGATTAAAGACGCGCGGAATCGTATCGAGTGAACAGGTACGGTTATACGCCAGATAATCGAGCCAGTAGACCGAAACCGGTGAATTTGGCAGCATATATTCCACCATTATAGTGAGGGCGCGCATATAGGGTGGCGAGAAAGGCATAATTCTGCGATGAATGCCCAACTGCGCCAAGATGGTTTTTAACACATCACTCAGGGTTAAAAATTCAGGGCCGCCAAGTTCATAGGTTTGATTGCGCGTCGCATTTTCGTCTAACGCCCAGACCATGCAAGTTACCAGGTCTTCAACCCAGATCGGCTGCATCAGGCTGGAGCCATCCCCCGGAAGAAAGAAGACAAACGGCAGCGCTGATAAAAGCTGCGCCAACCCGGTGGTAAAACCGTCGTTGGGGCCAAAGACGATCCCCGTGCGCATAATTGTGGCGTCCAATTTGCTGCGCCGAATATGCTCCTCGGCAATCGCTTTGGCCTTGAAAATCGGGTACGCCGAGGCGCGGTCTGCGCCGAGATGGCTGAGATAAAAAAAACGGTCCACACCCGCATCGGCGGCTGCACTTAACACCGTTTGCGTACCGCGCACATCCACCTCCAGTAGATCCGCTTCAACGCCGCTGCGTTCCACCCCGGCCAAATGATAGATCGTATCCACGCCAACCAGAGCGGCGCGCAGACTACGTTCATCATTCAGCGCGGCGAGAGCCACCTCCACCGGAACGCCCTTAGGCAACCGCGGCGAATTTTGCGAGGGGCGAATTAGCGTGCGCACCTGATAACCCGCATCCACCAGTTGCCGGATGAGCGCCCGACCAATAAAACCCGTACCACCAGTTACAAGAATCATAGGCCAAAGATTATAGCACGCATCATTGGCACGGCACTTGCAACAGAGGGATGGTCTCAACGAAGACAGACCAACCCATTGATCAGAAAATCAACTAACCCAGATCAAACGAAAAGACGAACTCATGAACCGACTCGGCTTCCACTACTACCCCGACACACTCCACTACAGCCAGCGCGATTTAGAAACCTGGCTGCCGAGGCTAAAAGAGCTTGGCGCGGGCTGGCTGGTGTTGCAAACACCCTCTGAGCGCGCTCTGCCCGAAAGCTTCGTGCGCGGCTTGCTGGATGCATCCATCGAGCCATTGCTGCATTTTCCGCTGGCGCTGGAGCCAACCTACAACGCTCAAGATTTCGAAATTCTCTTCAAAAGCTATGCCCGCTGGGGCGTGCGCTATGTGGCGCTTTTCGACCGTCCTAATTTGCGCAAAGCCTGGGGCGGTATCGCCTGGACGCAAACCGAACTGGTTGAACGTTTTATCGACCGCTATCTGCCGCTGGCCGAGGCTTGTCTGGATGCCAACCTGACTCCGGTGTTCCCACCCCTGGAACCCGGGGGCGATTATTGGGATACATCTTTTCTCAAAGCCGCACTGGAGAGCCTGCAACGCCGCGGTAAAACTGCTTTGCTGGCCAATTTGGTACTGGGCGCGTATGCTTACGCGGGTGAGCATCCGCTCGATTGGGGTGCAGGCGGGCCTGAGCGTTGGCCTGGCGGGCTGCCCTATTTCACCCCGCCCGACGAGCAAGATCAGCGCGGCTTTCGTATTTTTGACTGGTATTCAGCCGTGGCACGCTCCGTGCTGCATACGCCGCGTCCCATTTTTCTTTTTGGGATGGATGTGCCCCCCGGAGAAAGTCAAACCGAAACAAGGTTGGCCATCGCCCAATTGTTGAATAATGCGCCCGTGGCAGGGATGGAAGCCATCCCGGAAACGGTGTTGGGAGGCGCATTTTGGCTTTTGACAGCCCCCAAAGGCCACGCAGACCAGCATCAGGCCTGGTACCAACCCAATGGAACGCAGCTCCCCATTGTAGATACCCTGGCTCAGACAGTAAAAACCACCCTCAAAAACGCCTCCCCAGCCCCCGGGAAAAATGCGAAGATCGCTCATTATCTATTACTACCCAGCTACGAGTGGGGCATCCCCGAAAAATATCTCGAATCCATCTGGCCGTATGTCAAAAAACATCAGCCTACAATCGGATTTTCCATCGAGGAAGCCGCTCAGGCGCAGCGCATCACCGTGATTGGTACGGAGAGTGATTTTCCCGAAACAAAGCTGCGCGAACTGCGCGCTCAAGGGAGCATTGTGGAACGAATTGAAGCAGATGGTATGAATCTTGCTACGCTTGTAGGTAAATACATTTAGCGGATTCTTTGGAGCCAAGCATGAATACGACAAATTCACACACCCTACCCACCAAACCCACCCGAGTGATCCCAGCCGCGAGTACCGCGCCAGTGATAAAAGTGCTCGGCATGGGCGGCGGCGGCAGTAACGCCGTTGACCGAATGTTGGAACTCGGCTTGCGCGGGGTTGACTTTGTGGTTGCTAACACCGACCAGCAAGCGCTGCTGCGCAGTGAAGCCCCGCACAAAATTCAGCTTGGCCCCAAACTCACCCGCGGCCTCGGCGCCGGCGGACAGCCATCCATCGGGCGCGAGGCCGCCATCGAAAGCCGCCATCACCTGGCCGAGGCGCTGCAAGGCTGCGATATGGTATTCCTCACCGCGGGCATGGGCGGCGGCACCGGCACCGGTTCGATCTCGGTAGCAGCAGAAATTGCCAAAGCGCAGAAGGTCGTCACGATTGCTGTAGTGACAACGCCTTTCTCGTTCGAGATGGGCCGCCGTCAGCACAACGCCATGCAAGGGCTGCAAGAGCTGCGCAAATCTGCCGACACGCTGATCACCATCCCCAACGACCGGCTGCTCTATGTGGCCCCCAAAGATTTACCCCTCGATACCGCTTTCCGCCTGGCCGACGATGTGCTGCGTCAGGCTGTGCAGAGCATCACCGAGTTAATCACCGAACCCGGACTCATCAATGTCGATTTTGCGCACATCCGACGTATGATGCACCTGGGCGGTGGGGCGCTTATGGCTATCGGGCATGGCAGCGGCGATAACAAAGCTATCAAAGCTGTCAAACAGGCGCTTGAACATCCGCTGCTCGAAACAGTGTCGCTGCAACGCGCCGCGGGCGTAATTGCCAACTTTACGGCCAGCGACGAACTCTCGCTCATGGAAGTCAGCGAAGCACTGATCTACCTGCAAGAGCAATCCAACCCCGACACCGAAGTCATCTTCGGCACCACCCCAAAAGCGCATATGGAAGAGCGCGTTCAGGTTAACCTGGTAGTCACCGGCCTGGGAGCATCCACGCTCGAAGAGGTATTGCCCGGAGCCGAGAAAATTCACCAGCGCCCGCGCACATTCGAGCGACTATCCACCAGCGAGAGCAAAGAAAAACCAGTCTACCAGGTGCCATCCATCACAACCACCGACCTGGATATTCCAGCCTTCTTGCGGCGGCAAAGCCGCTACGCAGGTTAATCATGGATGAAAAAATCCGTCAGGCGCTACACAAAAAAATAGCCCAACGCTTTCCGG is from Chloroflexota bacterium and encodes:
- a CDS encoding GNAT family N-acetyltransferase — encoded protein: MPDLRMLESTETLYQVEDLQRLVWPGSETTVVPVHMLRAAVDHWGVVIGAYEGDLLIGFVFGFPGIDETSSGPRLMHVSHMAGIHPEYRDHGLGFALKRAQWQFVRNQGGERICWTYDP
- a CDS encoding NAD-dependent epimerase/dehydratase family protein, coding for MILVTGGTGFIGRALIRQLVDAGYQVRTLIRPSQNSPRLPKGVPVEVALAALNDERSLRAALVGVDTIYHLAGVERSGVEADLLEVDVRGTQTVLSAAADAGVDRFFYLSHLGADRASAYPIFKAKAIAEEHIRRSKLDATIMRTGIVFGPNDGFTTGLAQLLSALPFVFFLPGDGSSLMQPIWVEDLVTCMVWALDENATRNQTYELGGPEFLTLSDVLKTILAQLGIHRRIMPFSPPYMRALTIMVEYMLPNSPVSVYWLDYLAYNRTCSLDTIPRVFNLMPSRMSHQLGYLNERNWRRELFRSAFRRKR
- the ftsZ gene encoding cell division protein FtsZ; the protein is MNTTNSHTLPTKPTRVIPAASTAPVIKVLGMGGGGSNAVDRMLELGLRGVDFVVANTDQQALLRSEAPHKIQLGPKLTRGLGAGGQPSIGREAAIESRHHLAEALQGCDMVFLTAGMGGGTGTGSISVAAEIAKAQKVVTIAVVTTPFSFEMGRRQHNAMQGLQELRKSADTLITIPNDRLLYVAPKDLPLDTAFRLADDVLRQAVQSITELITEPGLINVDFAHIRRMMHLGGGALMAIGHGSGDNKAIKAVKQALEHPLLETVSLQRAAGVIANFTASDELSLMEVSEALIYLQEQSNPDTEVIFGTTPKAHMEERVQVNLVVTGLGASTLEEVLPGAEKIHQRPRTFERLSTSESKEKPVYQVPSITTTDLDIPAFLRRQSRYAG